One genomic window of Malaciobacter molluscorum LMG 25693 includes the following:
- a CDS encoding sensor histidine kinase, whose amino-acid sequence MKSLTSFLGILLFKKIFFIYIIFAFIITALEINSKYNLTKDNLNREFSIIKTSSFKNLSQGVYNHDTNKIENIVKEIINTNNIVGMSIKLLDNQIVYEKGLLSNNNLNFYEYFLKIDNKKIAKVFLFYDKNAVYNLIKDDILIITIATLAKFIVIFFLFIYFIYHIITVPLKKIIEATRQVDNKNRAFVHLDNTKEYTELTELADSFNYMSKRIFEDYENVSKLNAKLKKQKTDLIEANEYKNFFLANISHELKTPLNPIVLISSVMLKNKNNEFSEKTIEDLKIINKSSNELKILIDDILDLTKIEAGDITLNYEYINIRELFNNLTTIFKQAAQRKNLEYEISINIKDDYQILDSRRFNQICRNLINNAIKFTNEGFVKVELFESSTQLKVNVIDSGIGLKKQDIKKVFTSFKQLDASTTRKYGGTGLGLAISKELAKLHDGDIFVESVEGKGSCFSFIFYKKNKEDITCTFKKKKKEEFDNNKELKLIISDKVENYSKIDIIIINSNPLLFFKLDIFLKKQKDINLIQFDSLNKVEELIKNEISNKYIIIIEIEQNNKKFLEILKSRYDIILIGIGKSDDEIYDCVVNRPIENENILKQIKKLIK is encoded by the coding sequence ATGAAATCGCTAACAAGTTTTTTAGGAATATTATTATTTAAAAAGATATTTTTTATATATATTATTTTTGCTTTTATTATTACTGCTTTAGAGATAAATTCAAAATATAATTTAACAAAAGATAATTTAAATAGAGAATTTTCAATAATTAAAACTAGTTCTTTTAAAAATCTATCTCAAGGTGTTTATAATCATGATACAAATAAAATAGAGAATATTGTAAAAGAGATAATAAATACAAATAATATAGTTGGTATGTCTATTAAATTATTAGATAATCAAATAGTTTATGAGAAAGGTTTATTATCAAATAATAATTTAAATTTTTATGAATATTTTTTAAAAATAGATAATAAAAAAATAGCAAAAGTATTTTTATTTTATGATAAAAACGCAGTTTATAATCTGATAAAAGATGATATATTAATTATTACAATTGCTACATTGGCTAAGTTTATTGTGATATTTTTCTTATTTATATATTTTATTTATCATATTATTACTGTGCCTTTAAAAAAAATAATTGAAGCAACTAGACAAGTAGATAATAAAAATAGAGCTTTTGTCCATTTAGATAATACTAAAGAATATACAGAGTTAACTGAATTAGCTGATAGTTTTAATTATATGTCAAAAAGAATATTTGAAGATTATGAAAATGTAAGTAAATTAAATGCAAAATTAAAAAAACAAAAAACAGATTTAATAGAAGCAAATGAGTATAAAAACTTCTTTTTAGCAAATATAAGTCATGAATTAAAAACACCATTAAATCCTATAGTTTTAATATCTTCTGTTATGTTAAAAAATAAAAATAATGAATTTAGTGAAAAAACAATTGAAGATTTAAAAATAATAAATAAATCATCAAATGAGTTAAAAATACTTATTGATGATATTTTAGATTTAACTAAAATAGAAGCAGGTGATATTACTTTAAACTATGAATATATAAATATTAGAGAGTTATTTAATAATCTTACAACTATTTTTAAACAAGCTGCGCAAAGAAAAAACTTAGAGTATGAAATTTCTATTAATATAAAAGATGACTACCAAATTTTAGATTCAAGACGATTTAATCAAATATGTAGAAACTTAATAAATAATGCAATAAAATTTACAAATGAAGGTTTTGTAAAAGTAGAGTTATTTGAATCTTCTACTCAATTAAAAGTAAATGTAATTGATTCTGGTATTGGACTAAAAAAACAAGATATAAAAAAAGTTTTTACAAGTTTTAAACAATTAGATGCATCTACAACTAGAAAATATGGAGGAACTGGATTAGGACTTGCTATATCAAAAGAGCTAGCAAAATTACATGATGGAGATATTTTTGTTGAAAGTGTAGAAGGAAAAGGAAGTTGTTTTAGTTTTATTTTTTATAAAAAAAATAAAGAGGATATTACTTGTACATTTAAAAAGAAGAAAAAAGAAGAATTTGATAATAATAAAGAATTGAAATTAATTATTTCAGATAAAGTGGAAAATTATAGTAAGATAGATATAATTATTATAAATAGTAATCCACTATTATTTTTTAAATTAGATATATTTTTAAAAAAGCAGAAAGATATTAATTTAATTCAATTTGACTCATTAAATAAAGTAGAAGAATTGATAAAAAATGAAATATCTAATAAATATATTATAATTATAGAAATAGAACAAAATAATAAAAAGTTCTTAGAAATATTAAAATCTAGGTATGACATTATTTTAATAGGTATTGGAAAAAGCGATGATGAAATTTATGATTGTGTAGTAAATAGACCAATAGAAAATGAGAATATATTAAAACAAATAAAAAAATTAATAAAATAG
- a CDS encoding ModE family transcriptional regulator, whose amino-acid sequence MKRLDNIQTELLMTNLDEDGKLSCLKAFRVAKLIGINPKDMQEIIKNMDITITNCELDVSNNLSFLDINDDIYNALIKNIDKEQNKNFSLKEALEKDMTIDAVNLNSIVCKTECF is encoded by the coding sequence ATGAAAAGATTAGATAATATTCAAACAGAACTATTAATGACTAACTTGGATGAAGATGGGAAATTATCTTGTTTAAAAGCTTTTAGAGTAGCAAAGCTTATAGGAATAAATCCTAAAGATATGCAAGAAATCATAAAAAACATGGATATAACTATTACAAACTGCGAATTAGATGTTTCTAATAATTTATCATTTTTAGATATAAATGATGATATATACAATGCGTTAATAAAAAATATTGATAAAGAACAAAATAAAAATTTTTCTTTAAAAGAAGCTTTAGAAAAAGATATGACAATTGATGCTGTTAATCTTAACTCTATTGTTTGTAAAACAGAATGCTTCTAA
- a CDS encoding LOG family protein has translation MQVAIYCGSKNSSNKIYEQKAIQLINTFKEHSFSLVYGGSVSGLMGTISNQAIKNNLQVTGVITYDLIKKEIANEKIKTLYKVNTIKDRKALMEELSDAFIAMPGGYGTFEEIFEVISNAQIGYHKKPCAFYNVNGYYNKLVEFLNTCVKEGFIDKRFVDMLIISDNPNEICERILNFKPIKAKWE, from the coding sequence TTGCAAGTAGCTATTTATTGTGGTTCAAAGAATAGTTCAAATAAAATATATGAACAAAAAGCTATACAATTAATAAATACTTTTAAAGAGCACTCTTTCTCCTTAGTTTATGGAGGAAGTGTCTCTGGTCTTATGGGAACAATATCAAATCAAGCTATTAAAAACAATCTTCAAGTTACTGGCGTAATCACATATGATTTAATAAAAAAAGAGATTGCAAATGAAAAAATAAAAACTCTTTATAAAGTTAACACTATAAAAGATAGAAAAGCTTTAATGGAAGAGTTAAGCGATGCTTTTATTGCAATGCCAGGTGGTTATGGAACTTTTGAGGAGATTTTTGAAGTAATATCAAATGCCCAAATTGGATACCATAAAAAACCTTGTGCATTTTACAATGTAAATGGATATTATAATAAATTAGTAGAATTTTTAAATACATGTGTAAAAGAAGGTTTTATTGATAAGAGATTTGTTGATATGCTTATTATATCAGATAATCCAAATGAAATTTGTGAAAGAATTCTTAATTTTAAACCTATTAAAGCAAAATGGGAATAG
- a CDS encoding response regulator: MINKEFLKKLTILYVEDEDLAREKLAKTLTRLFKTVYLAPNGMEGYLQFQKLHLAKTPVDLVLSDINMPKMSGIEMLEQIRELDEEVPFIFTTARSESENLLRAIELKANHYILKPIDTEDVILKSQEVCQKKYYERMLTLKNQELQQYLNAIDNIAIVVKFDEEGKIYFANSAMLESIEKNQEEILETNIKELIHKDISKDMIEDIFNALKQKKSFKGELKFSNSKNEPFYTNNNIFEIIENEKNLFISIGFLSTEENIEKREFKKKVIKNIQEHKELLAKAKNQLEETKLKLSKYENILPMLKSELELEKKRNQAKLQQIKHYEDEKLNIDEKQEGILKIKNKQIEDYKEAMNKIKREKELLIEKIHTLEEEILAKKVDIEKKQETIEVKNKRIEDLNDVIKHRESQLRELDPKALLS, encoded by the coding sequence ATGATTAATAAAGAGTTTTTAAAAAAGTTGACAATATTATATGTTGAAGATGAAGACCTAGCGAGGGAAAAGCTAGCTAAAACCTTAACTAGACTTTTTAAAACTGTTTATCTTGCCCCAAATGGTATGGAAGGTTATTTACAATTTCAAAAACTTCACCTTGCAAAAACTCCTGTAGATTTAGTTCTTAGTGATATTAATATGCCTAAAATGAGTGGTATTGAGATGTTAGAACAAATAAGAGAATTAGATGAAGAAGTTCCTTTTATATTCACAACTGCAAGATCTGAATCTGAAAATTTACTAAGAGCAATAGAACTAAAAGCTAACCATTATATTCTAAAACCAATAGATACAGAAGATGTGATTTTAAAATCACAAGAAGTTTGTCAAAAAAAATATTATGAAAGAATGCTAACTTTAAAAAATCAAGAATTGCAACAATATCTAAATGCAATAGATAATATAGCTATTGTAGTGAAATTTGATGAAGAAGGTAAAATATATTTTGCAAACTCAGCAATGTTAGAATCTATAGAAAAAAATCAAGAGGAGATTTTAGAAACAAATATAAAAGAGTTAATTCATAAAGATATTTCAAAAGATATGATAGAAGATATATTTAATGCATTGAAACAAAAAAAAAGTTTTAAAGGTGAATTGAAATTTTCTAATAGTAAAAATGAACCTTTTTATACAAATAATAATATTTTTGAAATTATTGAGAATGAAAAAAATTTATTCATAAGTATTGGTTTTTTATCAACAGAAGAAAATATAGAAAAAAGAGAATTTAAAAAGAAAGTTATTAAAAATATTCAAGAGCATAAAGAACTTTTGGCAAAAGCAAAAAATCAATTGGAAGAGACAAAACTTAAGCTTTCAAAATATGAAAATATATTACCTATGCTAAAAAGTGAATTAGAATTAGAGAAAAAAAGAAATCAAGCAAAATTACAACAAATTAAACATTATGAGGATGAAAAATTAAATATTGATGAAAAACAAGAAGGTATCTTAAAAATCAAAAATAAACAAATAGAAGACTATAAAGAAGCAATGAATAAAATAAAAAGAGAAAAAGAACTTTTAATTGAAAAAATTCATACTTTAGAAGAAGAAATATTAGCAAAAAAAGTAGATATAGAGAAAAAACAAGAAACAATAGAAGTAAAAAATAAAAGAATAGAAGATTTAAATGATGTTATAAAACATAGAGAATCTCAGTTAAGAGAGCTTGATCCAAAAGCTCTACTTAGTTAA
- a CDS encoding sensor histidine kinase — protein MLVEQLALTYKCHSAIGNSLDLKEMLKEVLKTFLNETFALYGSFYLYDENKKILNKVISIGKVKDFDIEEYSDVYDSFNILDHKNDRTQRVLILPLDRGLMFFIYSKKSMNMSFLGSMFQGLAHKLNISIDSCLNVKIMKKRNEKLKALAIELERQRKELVEANKYKNDFLANMSHELKTPLNSIIVISSVMKKNKKGKLDEEQVKNMNIINNCGNDLLVLINDILDISKIEAGELSLNLKRLNVEEIIDILYDSMKPLADDKNINFVKHFNMNNYEILSDESRIKQIVKNLLSNAFKFTEDGNVEIKVEESDEEIYISVIDEGIGIGEDKLKNIFDRFKQADGSTTRKYGGTGLGLAISKELSHLLGGDISVTSKVGKGSTFKVTLPKKVVIKNVSDDKVDISSGNDSKVKTDDIVFFDMENTDKLVDEEDEISTFENLLIVKGDHSTLFSVIVAFKKQGILVSHSNSIENAQKMLQNNTFEAVIFDEENCKGTDIESFIKTAKDNNIVLISISNECIIESDICIKREEVDNFLVKKVINLVKEKKKNS, from the coding sequence ATGTTAGTAGAACAATTAGCTTTAACCTATAAATGTCATAGTGCAATAGGAAATAGCTTAGATTTAAAAGAGATGTTAAAAGAAGTTTTAAAGACTTTTTTAAATGAAACTTTTGCATTGTACGGAAGTTTTTATTTATATGATGAAAATAAAAAGATATTGAATAAAGTTATTAGTATTGGAAAAGTAAAAGATTTTGATATTGAAGAGTATAGTGATGTATATGATAGTTTTAATATTTTAGATCATAAAAATGATAGAACTCAAAGGGTTCTAATCTTACCTTTAGATAGAGGTTTGATGTTTTTTATTTATAGTAAAAAGAGTATGAATATGAGCTTTTTAGGTTCTATGTTTCAAGGTTTAGCTCATAAATTAAATATTAGTATTGATTCATGTTTAAATGTAAAAATTATGAAAAAAAGAAATGAAAAACTAAAAGCATTAGCTATAGAACTTGAAAGGCAAAGAAAAGAGTTAGTAGAAGCAAATAAATATAAAAATGATTTTTTGGCAAATATGAGTCATGAATTAAAAACACCTTTAAATTCAATTATTGTTATATCATCTGTAATGAAAAAAAATAAAAAAGGTAAACTTGATGAAGAACAAGTAAAAAATATGAATATAATTAATAATTGTGGAAATGATTTACTTGTTTTAATAAATGATATTTTGGATATTTCTAAAATTGAAGCAGGGGAGTTATCCTTAAATTTAAAAAGATTAAATGTAGAAGAAATTATTGATATTTTATATGATTCTATGAAGCCATTAGCTGATGATAAAAATATAAATTTTGTTAAACACTTCAATATGAATAATTATGAAATACTAAGTGATGAATCAAGAATAAAACAGATTGTAAAAAATCTACTTAGTAATGCTTTTAAGTTTACTGAAGATGGTAATGTTGAAATAAAAGTAGAAGAGAGTGATGAAGAAATTTATATTTCTGTAATTGATGAAGGTATTGGAATAGGTGAAGATAAATTAAAAAATATTTTTGATAGATTTAAACAAGCCGATGGAAGTACGACTAGAAAATATGGTGGTACAGGATTAGGTCTTGCTATTTCTAAAGAGTTGTCTCATTTATTAGGTGGTGATATTAGTGTTACAAGTAAAGTAGGTAAAGGAAGTACATTTAAAGTTACTTTACCTAAAAAAGTAGTAATTAAAAATGTTTCTGATGATAAAGTTGATATTTCAAGTGGAAATGATTCTAAGGTTAAAACAGATGATATTGTATTTTTTGATATGGAAAATACAGATAAATTAGTTGATGAAGAGGATGAAATATCAACTTTTGAAAATCTTTTGATTGTAAAAGGTGATCATTCTACACTATTTTCTGTGATTGTTGCATTTAAAAAACAAGGCATCCTAGTATCTCATAGTAATTCTATAGAAAATGCTCAAAAGATGCTTCAAAATAATACTTTTGAGGCTGTGATATTTGATGAAGAAAATTGTAAAGGTACAGATATTGAAAGTTTTATAAAAACTGCAAAAGATAATAATATAGTTTTAATTTCAATCTCAAATGAGTGTATTATTGAATCTGATATTTGTATAAAAAGAGAAGAAGTTGATAATTTTTTGGTAAAAAAAGTTATTAATTTAGTAAAAGAAAAAAAGAAAAATAGTTAA
- a CDS encoding hybrid sensor histidine kinase/response regulator, which produces MEKFSILLVDDVAENIHSLKMMIEDSFDVKIFSALSAQEGMEILMKNEINLILTDVQMPEIDGFEFAEYLKGIEKTKDIPLIFITGIYDKDEYKRKGYDIGAIEYITKPIDDVLLDAKLKVYIDIFERSKARQDEIEQKNEILIHQAKMATMGEMIGVIAHQLKQPLNILSLYCNDVKDTYKLGEIDDAFIDDFSKNTKENIEFMSKTIDGFRDFFNPKKSKKIFQLKKVIDNSVKLLHKQLETNKVELTIDINDEEVYGVDSELEQVVLNLITNAQDAFIERKVEDRKINITSGSHKNYTILVVEDSAGGIKEDNLDKIFDPYFTTKETGTGTGLYMVKLVVKTSFGGDLKLENSNIGAKFILILPNQSLTK; this is translated from the coding sequence ATGGAAAAATTTAGTATATTATTAGTGGATGATGTGGCAGAAAATATACACTCTTTAAAAATGATGATAGAAGATAGTTTTGATGTTAAGATTTTTAGTGCCTTAAGTGCTCAAGAAGGTATGGAAATTTTAATGAAAAATGAAATAAACCTTATTCTTACAGATGTTCAAATGCCAGAAATTGATGGTTTTGAATTTGCTGAATATCTAAAAGGAATAGAAAAAACTAAAGATATTCCCTTGATTTTTATTACTGGTATTTATGATAAAGATGAGTATAAAAGAAAAGGTTATGATATTGGGGCTATTGAATATATTACAAAACCTATAGATGATGTTTTGCTTGATGCAAAACTAAAAGTTTATATTGATATTTTTGAAAGAAGTAAAGCAAGACAAGATGAAATAGAACAAAAAAATGAGATTTTAATTCATCAAGCAAAAATGGCAACAATGGGTGAAATGATTGGAGTTATTGCCCATCAATTAAAACAACCTTTAAATATCTTATCTTTATATTGTAATGATGTAAAAGATACCTATAAATTAGGTGAAATAGATGATGCTTTTATTGATGACTTTAGTAAAAATACAAAAGAAAATATTGAATTTATGAGTAAAACAATTGATGGTTTTAGAGATTTTTTTAATCCAAAAAAATCAAAAAAGATTTTTCAACTTAAAAAAGTTATTGATAATTCAGTAAAATTATTACATAAACAATTAGAAACAAATAAAGTTGAGCTAACAATTGATATTAATGATGAAGAAGTTTATGGCGTTGATTCTGAATTAGAACAAGTTGTATTAAATTTAATTACAAATGCACAAGATGCTTTTATTGAAAGAAAAGTAGAAGATAGAAAAATAAACATAACTTCTGGTTCTCATAAAAACTATACTATCTTAGTTGTGGAAGATAGTGCAGGTGGAATAAAAGAAGATAATTTAGATAAGATTTTTGATCCATATTTTACAACAAAAGAGACAGGTACAGGCACTGGTCTTTATATGGTGAAACTAGTTGTAAAAACTAGTTTTGGGGGAGATTTAAAACTTGAAAATAGTAATATTGGAGCAAAATTTATATTAATTTTACCTAATCAGTCATTAACTAAGTAG
- a CDS encoding HAD family hydrolase → MKKYILFDNDGVLVETEIWYYQANKDILKTININLEFDDYQKIMIRGGTAWELALNKGYSIEEVDKLREKRDELYQHFLKTKNIEINGVKNTLKQLSKKYKMAIITTSRRVDFELIHKNRGIIDFMEFVLCVEDYKRAKPHPDPYLAGLKKFNANAQDTIVVEDSQRGLDSAFKANIDCIIVKNEFTKSHNFNKAKHFINKFEDLKELL, encoded by the coding sequence ATGAAAAAATACATACTATTTGATAATGATGGAGTTTTAGTTGAAACAGAGATTTGGTACTATCAAGCAAACAAAGATATTCTAAAAACAATTAATATTAATTTAGAATTTGATGATTATCAAAAGATCATGATAAGAGGTGGTACTGCATGGGAATTAGCTTTAAATAAAGGTTATAGCATAGAAGAAGTTGATAAACTAAGAGAAAAAAGAGATGAACTATATCAACATTTTTTAAAAACAAAAAACATTGAAATTAATGGTGTCAAAAATACCTTAAAACAACTAAGTAAAAAATATAAAATGGCTATAATAACAACTTCAAGAAGAGTTGATTTTGAATTAATCCATAAAAATAGAGGGATTATTGATTTTATGGAGTTTGTATTATGTGTAGAGGACTATAAAAGAGCAAAACCTCATCCTGATCCTTACCTAGCAGGATTAAAAAAGTTCAATGCAAATGCACAAGATACAATAGTTGTAGAAGATAGTCAAAGAGGTTTAGATTCTGCATTTAAAGCAAATATTGATTGTATTATTGTTAAAAATGAGTTTACAAAATCACACAATTTTAATAAAGCAAAACATTTTATAAATAAATTTGAAGATTTAAAAGAACTTTTGTAG
- a CDS encoding FIST signal transduction protein, with protein sequence MSINVEYFSSLDTFVKNCTENNNKYFLLVSQKCKFYISLLRNSKIQAYGAFFPELIFEGEIYTDGLLAYKLDENDDIFIQKDISNITLTQSDFENVKSVITFVDALSPYKQTYLDNLFELLPVDTQIMGGGSGELPYNRKEVIFSNNGIYKDAAIILCKKQNLKVGIEHGWKILKDKLVATMSNKNILSQIDYQNALDVYKDIIKEDLKEDFTNVTFHLLKYPIGLVKYGNKIHIKEVINVDEKNGFTLGSCVSQNSIICVLKGTKDNLIKAAYNATKKAVEQCENNQSLVFLFDDIDRRIFLKDRYYDQLEIIKRTINNKTLIGALTLGEILNEDNISLTFYNKTCVVGALC encoded by the coding sequence ATGAGTATCAATGTTGAATATTTTTCTAGTTTAGATACTTTTGTAAAAAATTGTACGGAAAATAATAATAAATATTTTTTATTAGTATCTCAAAAATGTAAATTTTATATCTCTTTATTACGAAATTCAAAAATCCAAGCTTATGGGGCGTTTTTCCCAGAACTAATATTTGAAGGTGAAATTTATACTGATGGGTTATTGGCATATAAATTAGATGAAAATGATGATATTTTTATTCAAAAAGATATTTCTAATATAACTTTAACTCAAAGTGATTTTGAAAATGTTAAATCTGTTATTACATTTGTAGATGCATTAAGCCCATATAAACAGACTTATTTGGATAATTTATTTGAGTTGTTGCCTGTTGATACTCAAATTATGGGTGGAGGGTCTGGTGAACTTCCATATAATAGAAAAGAAGTAATATTTTCAAATAATGGTATTTATAAAGATGCAGCAATAATATTATGTAAAAAACAAAATTTAAAAGTTGGTATTGAACATGGATGGAAAATATTAAAAGATAAACTTGTAGCAACGATGAGCAATAAAAATATTTTATCTCAAATTGATTATCAAAATGCGCTTGATGTATATAAAGATATAATAAAAGAGGATTTAAAAGAAGATTTTACAAATGTAACCTTTCATTTATTAAAATATCCAATAGGTTTAGTTAAATATGGAAATAAAATACATATTAAAGAAGTTATAAATGTTGATGAAAAAAATGGTTTTACTTTAGGCTCTTGTGTTTCTCAAAATTCTATTATTTGTGTATTAAAAGGAACAAAAGACAATCTTATAAAAGCAGCATATAATGCTACAAAAAAAGCAGTTGAACAATGTGAAAATAATCAAAGTTTAGTATTTTTATTTGATGATATAGATAGAAGAATATTTTTAAAGGATAGATATTATGATCAATTAGAAATAATAAAAAGAACGATAAATAATAAGACTTTGATAGGAGCTTTAACATTAGGTGAAATATTAAATGAAGATAATATTAGTCTAACTTTTTATAATAAAACTTGTGTAGTAGGTGCACTATGTTAG